Proteins encoded together in one Hevea brasiliensis isolate MT/VB/25A 57/8 chromosome 16, ASM3005281v1, whole genome shotgun sequence window:
- the LOC110666339 gene encoding probable anion transporter 4, chloroplastic isoform X2, whose protein sequence is MAGFQLGCAIGLTLSPILMSQGGIFGPFVIFGLSGFLWVLVWFSAISSTPYQSSQISRCELKYIMGKKQKSFPTENNTKARVIPPFRRLLSKMPTWSLIIANAMHSWGFFVILSWMPIYFNSIFHVDLKRAAWFSAVPWSLMAFMGFLGGMWSDMLIRSGMSVTLTRKIMQSIGFVGPGIALIGLTTAKSPSIASAWLTLGVALKAFSHSGFLVNLQEIAPQYSGVLHGISNTAGTLAAIVGTIGAGFFVELVGSFRGFLLLTSLLYFLSALFYIIFSTGERVNFD, encoded by the exons ATGGCTGGATTTCAGCTTGGATGTGCAATAGGACTGACGCTATCCCCAATCCTCATGTCACAAGGTGGAATATTTGGGCCATTTGTAATTTTTGGACTATCTGGATTCCTTTGggttttggtttggttttctgcaaTATCAAGTACACCTTATCAAAGTTCCCAGATTTCAAGATGTGAATTGAAGTATATTATGGGCAAGAAGCAGAAATCTTTTCCGACAGAGAATAATACCAAGGCCAGAGTTATCCCTCCATTCAGACGCTTGTTGTCTAAAATGCCAACATGGtccttaattattgcaaatgccATGCATAGCTGG GGATTTTTTGTTATTCTTTCCTGGATGCCTATATACTTTAACTCG ATATTTCATGTTGACCTCAAACGAGCAGCATGGTTTAGTGCTGTACCATGGAGTTTGATGGCGTTCATGGGATTCTTGGGTGGCATGTGGTCAGACATGTTAATAAGGAGTGGTatgagtgtcaccttgactcgcAAGATCATGCAG TCAATCGGTTTTGTTGGTCCTGGGATTGCTCTTATTGGTTTGACTACTGCAAAAAGTCCATCTATAGCATCTGCCTGGCTTACTTTAGGTGTTGCACTGAAAGCTTTTAGTCACTCAGGTTTTCTTGTGAACCTCCAG gAGATTGCTCCACAATATTCTGGTGTTTTACATG GAATCTCAAATACTGCTGGGACTTTAGCAGCCATTGTGGGAACTATTGGAGCTGGTTTCTTTGTGGAACTGGTGGGTTCATTCCGAGGATTTCTGTTGCTTACATCACTCTTATATTTTCTCTCAGCCCTGTTCTACATCATCTTTTCTACTGGAGAGAGAGTGAATTTTGATTAA
- the LOC110666339 gene encoding probable anion transporter 4, chloroplastic isoform X1: MNSSLLLNRPNSIHSFSVFQNHKTLKFNILKLQFPSAFAELPKNNCYRIVSFPPSSLQVQLRHDSVEFGTVSFSRVRVSSDDARFGSLQDDSVPQSPSFMEFITSERVKVAAMLALALALCNADRVVMSVAIVPLSLTHGWSRSFSGIVQSSFLWGYLISPIAGGTLVDYYGGKVVMGWGVTLWSLATFLTPFAAETSLWALMAMRAMLGIAEGVALPCMNNMVARWFPPTERARAVGIAMAGFQLGCAIGLTLSPILMSQGGIFGPFVIFGLSGFLWVLVWFSAISSTPYQSSQISRCELKYIMGKKQKSFPTENNTKARVIPPFRRLLSKMPTWSLIIANAMHSWGFFVILSWMPIYFNSIFHVDLKRAAWFSAVPWSLMAFMGFLGGMWSDMLIRSGMSVTLTRKIMQSIGFVGPGIALIGLTTAKSPSIASAWLTLGVALKAFSHSGFLVNLQEIAPQYSGVLHGISNTAGTLAAIVGTIGAGFFVELVGSFRGFLLLTSLLYFLSALFYIIFSTGERVNFD; the protein is encoded by the exons ATGAACTCGTCGCTGTTGCTTAATCGGCCAAACAGTATTCACTCCTTTTCTGTGTTCcaaaaccacaaaaccctcaaattcaatatcttaaagcttcaatttccctcTGCTTTCGCCGAATTACCTAAGAACAACTGCTACCGAATCGTTTCCTTTCCACCAAGTTCTCTGCAAGTTCAACTGCGGCATGACTCGGTTGAGTTCGGTACAGTTTCGTTCTCGCGAGTTAGGGTTTCTTCGGACGATGCTCGGTTCGGTTCTTTACAGGATGATAGCGTGCCGCAGTCGCCGAGCTTTATGGAGTTTATAACGTCGGAGAGGGTCAAAGTGGCTGCTATGCTGGCTTTGGCACTCGCGCTTTGTAATGCTGATCGTGTGGTGATGTCTGTGGCGATTGTACCGTTGTCGCTTACTCACGGATGGAGCCGATCCTTCTCCGGTATTGTTCAG TCTTCCTTCCTCTGGGGATATCTAATTTCTCCGATAGCTGGAGGGACTTTGGTTGATTATTATGGTGGTAAGGTAGTCATGGGATGGGGTGTCACGCTTTGGTCATTAGCTACCTTTCTTACTCCCTTTGCTGCTGAAACTTCTTTATGGGCTCTAATGGCCATGCGAGCTATGCTTGGTATAGCGGAAGGTGTGGCTCTTCCTTGCATGAACAACATGGTAGCAAG ATGGTTTCCACCGACAGAACGTGCCAGGGCTGTTGGAATTGCAATGGCTGGATTTCAGCTTGGATGTGCAATAGGACTGACGCTATCCCCAATCCTCATGTCACAAGGTGGAATATTTGGGCCATTTGTAATTTTTGGACTATCTGGATTCCTTTGggttttggtttggttttctgcaaTATCAAGTACACCTTATCAAAGTTCCCAGATTTCAAGATGTGAATTGAAGTATATTATGGGCAAGAAGCAGAAATCTTTTCCGACAGAGAATAATACCAAGGCCAGAGTTATCCCTCCATTCAGACGCTTGTTGTCTAAAATGCCAACATGGtccttaattattgcaaatgccATGCATAGCTGG GGATTTTTTGTTATTCTTTCCTGGATGCCTATATACTTTAACTCG ATATTTCATGTTGACCTCAAACGAGCAGCATGGTTTAGTGCTGTACCATGGAGTTTGATGGCGTTCATGGGATTCTTGGGTGGCATGTGGTCAGACATGTTAATAAGGAGTGGTatgagtgtcaccttgactcgcAAGATCATGCAG TCAATCGGTTTTGTTGGTCCTGGGATTGCTCTTATTGGTTTGACTACTGCAAAAAGTCCATCTATAGCATCTGCCTGGCTTACTTTAGGTGTTGCACTGAAAGCTTTTAGTCACTCAGGTTTTCTTGTGAACCTCCAG gAGATTGCTCCACAATATTCTGGTGTTTTACATG GAATCTCAAATACTGCTGGGACTTTAGCAGCCATTGTGGGAACTATTGGAGCTGGTTTCTTTGTGGAACTGGTGGGTTCATTCCGAGGATTTCTGTTGCTTACATCACTCTTATATTTTCTCTCAGCCCTGTTCTACATCATCTTTTCTACTGGAGAGAGAGTGAATTTTGATTAA
- the LOC110666338 gene encoding calmodulin-binding receptor-like cytoplasmic kinase 1, with protein MKNASSTYILQSSQRKQNSHTNNDHGRPRTRPVFNYIKKVAGIFTISLFRRKKAAGAVTGPGKRYNSQVEGISFSTDLSTGSNSKSSSRFKFSSSYGSSSTTSGLFGTVNFSIEEIYKATGNFNPANKIGEGGFGTVYKGNLKDGSLVAVKRANKNDYDKRLSLEFKNEVLTLSKIEHLNLVRLYGYIEHGDERIIVVEYVGNGTLREHLDSRRGNGLEIAERLDIAIDVAHAVTYLHMYTDPPIIHRDIKASNILITEKLRAKVADFGFARLTAEDPGVTHISTQIKGTTGYLDPEYLRTYQLTEKSDVYSFGVLLVELVTGRHPIEQNRPLKERVTTRWAMQKLKEKEAILVMDPTLRRSPSSNMAVAKVLELAKRCLASLRPSRPSMKECAEVLWRIRKDLREKAMSSSSASTSHQSANYPLRDAKKSREKTFGIEDGERYKFISA; from the exons ATGAAGAACGCATCGAGTACCTATATCCTTCAGTCAAGCCAAAGAAAACAGAATTCTCACACAAACAATGACCATGGCAGACCTCGAACTCGTCCTGTCTTCAACTATATCAAAAAAGTAGCTGGAATTTTCACAATTTCGCTTTTCCGGAGAAAAAAGGCAGCCGGAGCTGTAACTGGGCCAGGCAAAAGATACAACAGTCAAGTTGAAGGGATTTCCT TTTCAACTGATCTTTCAACAGGAAGCAACAGTAAGAGTTCTTCAAGATTCAAATTCTCTAGTTCCTATGGCTCTTCAAGCACCACAAGTGGACTGTTTGGGACAGTCAATTTCTCCATTGAAGAGATTTATAAGGCAACCGGAAATTTCAACCCAGCAAATAAGATTGGAGAAGGTGGTTTTGGAACAGTATATAAAGGGAATCTCAAGGATGGCTCTCTTGTTGCTGTAAAGCGTGCTAACAAG AATGATTATGATAAGCGTTTGTCATTGGAGTTCAAGAACGAAGTACTTACCCTATCTAAGATTGAACACTTGAATTTGGTAAGGCTATATGGATATATAGAGCATGGAGATGAGCGGATCATTGTGGTTGAATATGTTGGCAATGGAACTCTTCGAGAGCATCTGGACA GTAGACGGGGAAATGGACTAGAGATTGCTGAACGTCTGGACATTGCAATTGATGTAGCTCATGCAGTTACTTATCTTCATATGTACACAG ATCCTCCAATAATCCATCGAGACATAAAAGCATCAAACATCCTCATAACAGAAAAGCTCCGGGCTAAAGTAGCAGATTTTGGGTTTGCACGATTGACTGCAGAAGATCCTGGTGTTACTCACATTTCAACTCAGATCAAAGGAACCACAGGCTACTTGGACCCTGAATACCTAAGAACATATCAACTCACTGAAAAGAGTGATGTCTACTCTTTTGGTGTATTGCTTGTTGAACTGGTGACTGGAAGACACCCTATTGAACAAAATAGACCATTAAAGGAGAGAGTAACCACAAGATGG GCAATGCAGAAGTTAAAAGAGAAGGAAGCCATACTGGTCATGGATCCAACGCTAAGGAGGAGTCCTTCATCAAACATGGCAGTGGCGAAGGTCCTTGAATTAGCTAAGCGGTGCCTTGCTTCTCTGAGACCATCAAGGCCGTCCATGAAGGAATGTGCTGAGGTCCTATGGAGAATTCGAAAAGACTTAAGAGAAAAAGCCATGTCTTcttcctctgcctctacctctcacCAGTCAGCAAATTATCCCCTCAGAGATGCAAAGAAGAGCAGAGAAAAAACATTTGGGATTGAAGATGGGGAGCGCTATAAATTTATTTCTGCATGA